A window of the Zonotrichia leucophrys gambelii isolate GWCS_2022_RI unplaced genomic scaffold, RI_Zleu_2.0 Scaffold_96_169013, whole genome shotgun sequence genome harbors these coding sequences:
- the LOC135460724 gene encoding zinc finger protein 358-like — protein MAETQVPEVLQEVTVGAETPPSTPEGAPGWVWGGPGPDTEEEEEEEEEEERARPLLRLWGNWGGSSDAPSRSPSPSPHPPCSPPPFAPPSAAPSPPAPPRPCCPQCGKSFTSGSSLSRHLRSSHGGGGAGAAPGLTFTCWRCRAPFPCGAALREHLGGAAGCQPRPHRCRACPKRFASARSLRKHRRTHLDGALRCPDCGKTLTSAASLVTHRRIHTGERPFRCPDCGMAFMATKSLGKHRQARHSGGFICTDCGRSLSSHAALVAHQRIHTGERPYECPDCGKGFAAVKSLSKHRKTHRGAAAAAAAAGPCSECGAGNAACPHRRWGGGDSPEGRAGVAVITRVIGDSPEGVPVSPWLVRDSPDGGAGVPVITRVIGDSPDGGEGVPEDQRPLGDSPECGAGVPVSPRLRGERPSGVPVSPRTLGESPECGAGVPVSPWLLRNGPSGVPVPAHPLGPSPSGVPGVPVPVHPLGPNPSGVPVPVHPLGPSPSGVSGVPRRRRPACEQCGKAFRDGAALRRHWRVHTGEKPFGCPECGKSFRASSSLVIHRRTHTGERPYPCSGCPKSFVSRSALMKHLRTHLRQEPQHGAPTSGGFGC, from the exons ATGGCCGAGACCCAG gTGCccgaggtgctgcaggaggtgacGGTGGGCGCCGAAACCCCCCCGAGCACCCCCGAAG GAGCCCCGGGCTGGGTctggggggggcccggcccggatacggaggaggaagaggaggaggaggaggaggaagagcggGCGCGACCCCTCCTGAGGctctgggggaactggggggggTCCTCAG ACGCcccctcccgcagcccctccccctccccgcaCCCCCCCTGCTCCCCGCCCCCTTTTGCCCCCCCAtccgccgccccctccccacccgccccgccgcgcccctgctgcccccagtgCGGCAAATCCTTCACGTCGGGCTCCTCGCTGAGCCGCCACCTGCGCTCCTCgcacggcggcggcggcgccggggcgGCTCCGGGGCTCACCTTCACCTGCTGGCGCTGCCGCGCTCCGTTCCCGTGCGGGGCCGCGCTGCGGGAGCACCTGGGCGGCGCCGCGGGCTGCCAACCGCGCCCGCACCGCTGCCGCGCCTGCCCCAAGCGCTTCGCGTCCGCCCGCTCGCTCCGCAAGCACCGGCGCACGCACCTGGACGGGGCGCTGCGCTGCCCCGACTGCGGCAAAACGCTCACGTCGGCGGCCTCGCTGGTCAcgcaccggcgcatccacaccggCGAGCGCCCGTTCCGCTGCCCCGACTGCGGCATGGCCTTCATGGCCACCAAGTCGCTGGGCAAGCACCGGCAGGCGCGGCACTCGGGCGGCTTCATCTGCACCGACTGCGGACGGAGCCTGTCGTCGCACGCCGCGCTGGTGGCgcaccagcgcatccacaccggggagcGCCCCTACGAGTGCCCCGACTGCGGGAAGGGCTTCGCGGCCGTCAAATCGCTCAGCAAGCACCGCAAAACGCaccggggagcggcggcggcggcggcggcggccgggccgtGCTCCGAGTGCGGGGCGGGCAACGCGGCCTGCCCGCACCGGCGGTGGGGCGGTGGGGACAGCCCCGAGGGTAGGGCGGGGGTCGCGGTGATTACACGGGTGATCGGGGACAGCCCCGAGGGGGTCCCGGTGTCACCATGGCTCGTTAGGGACAGCCCCGACGGTGGGGCGGGGGTCCCGGTGATTACACGGGTGATTGGGGACAGCCCCGAcggtggggagggggtcccgGAGGATCAGCGACcccttggggacagccctgagtgtggggcgggggtcccggtgtccccacggCTCCGTGGGGAGAGACCCTCGGgggtcccggtgtccccacggACGCTTGGGGAGAGCCCCGAGTGTGGGGCGGGGGTCCCGGTGTCCCCTTGGCTGCTTAGGAACGGCCCCTCGGGGGTCCCGGTTCCCGCCCATCCCCTCGGCCCCAGCCcctcgggggtcccgggggtcccggttcCCGTCCATCCCCTCGGTCCCAACCCCTCGGGGGTCCCGGTTCCCGTCCATCCCCTCGGCCCCAGCCCCTCGGGGGTCTCGGGGGTCCCGCGGCGGCGCCGCCCCGCGTGCGAGCAGTGCGGGAAGGCGTTCCGGGACGGGGCGGCGCTGCGGCGGCACTGGCGGGTGCACACCGGCGAGAAGCCGTTCGGCTGCCCCGAGTGCGGCAAGAGCTTCCGCgccagctccagcctggtcATCCACCGGCGCACGCACACCGGAGAGCGCCCGTACCCCTGCTCGGGCTGCCCCAAGAGCTTCGTGTCCCGCTCGGCGCTCATGAAGCACCTGCGGACGCACCTGCGCCAGGAGCCGCAGCACGGAGCCCCGACATCGGGGGGATTTGGGTGCTGA
- the LSM2 gene encoding U6 snRNA-associated Sm-like protein LSm2, with protein sequence MLFYSFFKSLVGKDVVVELKNDLSICGTLHSVDQYLNIKLTDISVTDPEKYPHMLSVKNCFIRGSVVRYVQLPADEVDTQLLQDAARKEALQQKQ encoded by the exons ATG CTGTTCTACTCCTTCTTCAAGTCCCTGGTGGGCAAGGACGTGGTGGTGGAGCTCAAGAACGACCTCAG CATCTGCGGCACGCTGCACTCGGTGGATCAG TACCTGAACATCAAACTGACCGACATCAGCGTGACGGACCCCGAGAAGTACCCGCACATG CTCTCGGTCAAGAACTGCTTCATCCGCGGCTCGGTGGTTCGCTACGTGCAGCTGCCCGCGGACGAGGTGGACacgcagctgctgcaggacgcGGCGCGCAAGGAGGCgctgcagcagaagcagtgA
- the LOC135460725 gene encoding elongation factor 1-gamma-like, protein MPSPPVLLLPPPPGDAAALRVLIAARFRGDPPPVLLQRVTPPGTGTETGTGNPLGTGTGNTLGTGTGTPLGSGTGAPPHPLPALRTPEGALLGPGAAALLLSPPEMRGRDPREAALVRQWVAFAEGELGTAAAILVGGHKQARPRALQELSRGLGALESHLSSGRSFLVGDGVTLADVTVLCALLGPFTQVLDPRSRAPFPGVSRWFLSAPLPSAPGGICSACACPPGTPRPRPCETPP, encoded by the exons ATGCCGTCGCCgccggtgctgctgctgccgcccccGCCCGGGGACGCCGCCGCCCTGCGCGTTCTGATCGCCGCCCGTTTCCGTGGGGACCCGCCCCCGGTGCTGCTGCAGCGCGTGACCCCCCCCGGCACCGGTACCGAGACCGGAACCGGAAACCCCCTGGGCACCGGAACCGGAAACACCCTCGGTACCGGTACCGGGACCCCTCTCGGTTCCGGTACCGGGGCCCCGCCCCATCCGTTACCGGCGCTCCGTACCCCCGAGGGGGCGCTGCTGGGCCCGGGCGCGGCCGcgctgctgctgagccccccCGAGATGCGGGGCCGCGACCCCCGCGAGGCCGCGCTGGTGCGGCAGTGGGTGGCGTTCGctgagggggagctgggcacGGCCGCGGCCATCTTGGTGGGGGGGCACAAACAG GCCCGCCCCAGGGCGCTCCAGGAGCTCTCTcggggtctgggggctctcGAGTCCCACCTGAGCAGCGGCCGCTCCTTCCTGGTGGGGGACGGGGTCACCCTGGCCGACGTCACCGTGCTGTGCGCCCTGCTGGGGCCCTTCACAcag GTGCTGGACCCCCGTTCCCGGGCCCCGTTCCCGGGGGTCTCGCGCTGGTTCCTGTCTGCTCCGCTGCCATCCGCGCCGGGGGGCATCTGCTCTGCGTGCGCGTGtcccccaggaacccccagaCCCCGACCCTGTGAGACCCCCCCATGA